A segment of the Centroberyx gerrardi isolate f3 unplaced genomic scaffold, fCenGer3.hap1.cur.20231027 Scaffold_155, whole genome shotgun sequence genome:
CAATGTGGGAACCAATCTCATAAGCACTACACAAAATGAGTCCCTGCAGAAAAAAGTGACTATTTACAATGAAACTCTACAGCTATTCAGATGGGGCGCAGACCGTGGCGCGCCACTTGACCCGAGTAGACAATGGCTTAAACATAGCCACAGCATCATTCATGTAAAACTGAGACACAATTACcataaaagaaatgaaatgatacACTCATAGGCAACAGATATCAGTATCTGACATTTTGAAGTGTTTGCATTCAATGCAGCGTTGAATTTGCTCATTACCAAACCTCTTTGCTGCGGCACTTTACTTGAAATGCACAgtgatgcattacaagcagattataaACCCATTAGAAGCATAGATAAACTGCATAggcaaacatcagaaaattacattcaattcAATGTCATTTTCCATAAAATTGCCGCATGAAGTATTCAACCCcttatttttgcagtgtttatCATATCATtctctgattataataattatcctAGACTTTACGATGTGCTTACAATGCgtttatgatgccttataatgccttatgagcaccacttcaagtaaagtgttaccgagaAATGAAAAGGTACGACATGGTGGCTTTTGGCACACATTATTAGTAGTTTGGCTGAAATGTTGGTGATGCCTCTGCGCAAAAACAAATGTCCCAGAACAAACCATATACTCTATACATAATGTTTCTTGTCAAAGTCCCCGTTGACTGTGATCGTCTTGGTGGGAGCGTATTTGATGGGATAGGCGCTCCTGACCCCCTCTGGACAGGAGCAGCACAGCAGGGTCCCGCCGAGGAGCAGCAGCGCCGTGGCCGCCCAGCCGATGTAGATAGCCGCCCCTATCTCCCGCTTCTTGGACGGAGGAACCTGCGGGTTGTGGAAGTCCACTATGATGTTGTTGGCCAACCAGCAGAGGGGAACCAGCACGAAAAGCCCGCTGATGATGTAGATGACCCCTCCAGCGTTGACCACTTTAGCCTTGATAGATTCGTCCTTGATGCAGTTGGTGCACTGCGCCCCGGCGATGGTCACGGACAGGGCTGCGACCCCCAGCACGGCGGAGATCACCGTCAGGGCGCGGGCCGTCTGCAGGTCCTGGGCGAGGGCCAGGACCGAGTCGTGGACTTTACACTGCATCTGCCCGGTGCTCTGCACCACGCAGGACATCCACAGCCCGTCCCAGATGGTCTGTGCCACCACTATGTTGGAGTCGATGAAAGCGG
Coding sequences within it:
- the LOC139911204 gene encoding claudin-5, producing the protein MLSACLEFLGLALCVTGSLLVMVACGLPMWKVTAFIDSNIVVAQTIWDGLWMSCVVQSTGQMQCKVHDSVLALAQDLQTARALTVISAVLGVAALSVTIAGAQCTNCIKDESIKAKVVNAGGVIYIISGLFVLVPLCWLANNIIVDFHNPQVPPSKKREIGAAIYIGWAATALLLLGGTLLCCSCPEGVRSAYPIKYAPTKTITVNGDFDKKHYV